The region gaagagtgcaTGGTGAACTCAGACCTTGGTCTGTGAGGGAGTTCTGTCTTCCACCTCTTGGTGTAGACATACTGGAAATACTGACTGCTTCCTAAGAGCAAGGTGCTAGAAGAGCATGAATAAAGATTTTAGAGAGACTGTTCTGGGTAAAATATTTCCACACTAAAAACACTGGCTACTTACATTTCATAAGCATCTTAGTGAGAAGTATAATTTATGAACCATAAGTAGGGTGTGTATACCCACTATAAATTACTTGAAAGCAGTTGTTTTCACCTGGAGCTTTGTATGTTTTGTCTGCAATGAGAGGAAACTAAGTGTTGAAAGCTATGATATTATTACTCAGTCACCCACGCTATTCACCATGAAAACATAAAGACTGAGTTTTGTGaacaatgtaaaaaataattacaaatttgGGTGACTGGATTTGATTTAAATTGGTTATACCTGAGAAACACTTGGAATAATTTATACATTGGCATGTGTCCAATTCAGCTACTGCCAATTAATAGTTTAACAGCAGGAACAAATTATCCCCAATTTGTACCTTATAATTCACATAAGTGTGAATTAATCAAGTTTTTATGTTCACAAGACAAAACAGCAAACACACTTCAAAAATGTTCACAGTAGTGCTTAGGCAGGTGAGCAATATGAATGTGTCAATTTTTCTGAGTTCAGGGGTGATTTCTAGGCAAAGAATTCAACTAAACAAGTAGTTTCTATTGAAGTATTAAGTGTCAACATTGCTGTTTATAAAGTTTCAAAATTCTGTCCATTGTCTATTACTATtacttcataaaataaataacactatACAACTAATGCATTAAACGTGATTCCGAAGCCTTTCTCAAATTTAATTCAAGGCACAAATCATAGCTCATTGTTTTCTACAAATATTTTACActtttcaaatcattttttattgttttgtttctcttgttctcCTGCCACAGCACACCCAGTATTCCCCAATAACCTGGATGGAGAACAGGACAGAAATGATACACTTCCTCCTACTGGGACTCACCAGTGACCCTGGCCTGAAGCTTCCCCTTTTCTTCACCTTCCTCATCATCTACATCATCACTCTGGTTGGGAACCTGGGCATGATCCTTTTGATTTTCCTGGACTCTCGGCTCCACACTCCTATGTACATTTTCTTAGGTAATTTGTCTCTTGTGGACTTCTGTTATTCTTCAGCTGTTACTCCAACAGTGATGGCTGGACTTCTTATAGGAAACAAGGCCATGACCTACAATGACTGTGCCACACAGATGTTCTGTTTCACTGCTTTTGCGAGTGTGGAGAATTACCTGTTAGCCTCAATGGCATATGATCGCTATGCAGCTGTGTGCAAGCCTTTACACTATGCCACAACTATGACTACAGGGGTGTGTGCATGGCTAGTCATAGGCTGCTATGTACTAGGCTTTCTAAATGCCTCCATTTACACAGGAGATGCATTCAGTCTTTCCTTCTGTGAGTCCAATGTGGTCCATCATTTCTTTTGTGATATCCCTGCAGTCATGGTTCTCTCTTGCTCTGATAGGCATATTAACGAGCTGCTTCTTGTTTATGTAGTGAGCTTCAATATCTTTTTtgctatcatcatcatctggatatcttacatattcatttttattaccaTCCTTAGAAtgcacacagctgcaggacatcGCAAGGCTGTTTCCACATGTGCTTCTCACTTTACTGCAGTTTCCATTTTCTATGGGACTGTCATCTTCATGTATTTGCAGCCCAGCTCCAATCATTCCATGGACACAGACAAAATTGCATCTGTGTTCTACACAATGGTCATCCCCATGTTGAATCCTGTGGTTTACAGCCTGAGGAACAAGGAGGTCAAGAGTGCATTATTAAAGCTCAAGAGTGCATTCACTTTTTGAAGAGAAAATAGTCTGTAGAAAGATTTCATTTCTACAGATTATTTGGGATGCCCAATCATGGATTCACTATTCTCAGATCTCCTCTATACATTGAGTTAAAGTTGAGGTCCCCTCTGAAGTTCTCAAGATGAGTAGTTTGTATGTGTAATGGCTGATGTATGCTAAAGGAGAAAATgatatacccagaaaaacataCCTGAATTAGAATAGCTAACATCTGGAGGCTCAACATCTGGGAGATCTCAAAATCCTTACTGAGGACACTGATATATTCATGCCAATGCAaatgaaagtaaaacatttttcaagTACATCAAGAAGTtcatgaaatgaaaacatttacacAGGTACCCCATAATGACATAGTCACAGGGAAATGCTAAATTCATGGCAGTTAAGTATAATATGGCTAATGTAGATGTTATTTCATGTGTTGATTTGACTGTATTACTAGACGCTCAGATGCATAGTATGATGCTTTTATTTGAAGGTATTCCTCCAAACAGGTTAATACTGATAAACGTAATCCTAAAAATCTATCATCATTTAGATTTATGTCCTTAATCTAATCCATTGAGGTCTCAACTGAATAGAAATTAgtcatagaaaggaaaaaaaaactcccttCATCtctactcctccctccctccttccttccttccttatttccttccttcctttcttctatcaGCCCCCTCCtttgtgccacattttcattatctaacTGGGACACCAGATATTCTAATTCTTGACTATTAGACATATTGATCCAGGCCTGAGTTATTGGCTTGCATTGTTCAAAACTCatagcattttctttctcagtcatttttaCTTACACTTAactaatcattttaatttttcctctccAGCTTGCAGATATCAAATGAATTTCATCCTCCATAATTACATGAGATGAAAGCCATAACAAAActccttttatatatttatctataataAATCTTGTCAATTCTTGTTCTCTTAGATAAtctcaattaataaaataacagttAGTGATTATAATACTATATTTGTCTTAGAGTTGTGAACAAAGTTTGTctacttaaaaattttattgttaCTTACATATTCCTATTTAAAGAACTGTGATATGTTATTAAATCAAAGTGCTCATTTTGAGGGTATTTTGATGAGATATGTAAGTCTAGTGTATTAAATGaattgttaattcctgtttggctgagccatctcatactacaatgtgtacatattttatttttagaaggataagtttgaagaaaatgataaataataaaatatactttaattatATCGAATATTACTAGAAAACTTCTTGCTTAAATCAACCATGATCACACAAAATTCTTGATACTGTCAATCTTATGTGTTTCATGATTGTTTCTTAGTAAATATGGTAAATGGTCTTATCCAAATGAGTGAATAAAACAAGTAAACTAAGGGATAAGTTACACAAATATGCCGAATTTTTGAATCACAAGCTATGAAAGTTAATTTTGCATAATATGACCTTCTAGCTcaacatagtgtgtgtgtgtgtgtgtgtgtgtgtgtgtgtgtgtgtgtgtgtgtattttgcttctctaaacatttttaaaattcaatattattACTTCATTCTCATTCTGTACTTTCAGATAAAGTTATTTTCTGGAACTCTCCTAATAGATTAGATCATACAAACCCTATAATTTTTCTAGTAATGTGTCATTAAATTGTAAGACTCACCTTGATCAAGAACCAGtttaccatacatacatacacactagaTATGAacctttaaaagatttatgtttgGTTATATCTTAcaacatatttttgtatttaaaccATAGGATTATCTAGGTTTATTTTGTTCCCATACAGAATACATATTCCACTATGTTCAACAAATGAAACAGAGTACAACTAGTATTAAGATGATGGTCAGGGCTGGAAAGACAACGCATCAGTTAAAGAGTATGCATTACTCTTCAGATGATTTGAGTTTGGCTTCTGGTACCAATACTGGATAGTTCACACCCTCTGTAACTTCACCTCCTGAGGAAAGGTTACTGTTTTGTCTACTTCATAGGTACCTGCACACAGGTGTACAGAATTACATGTAGATATGCATTCATACAtggaatgaaaaatgaaaaaaatctttaaaaatataatattccaATGAGATAGGTTATGTTTAGGATGGTCAGAGCCAGATGTAAATCCACACATTAATAGACAcctggtttattatttttattttatcaagatggagtttctctgtgtgtagctctcactgtcctagactcactctatagacgAGGTGGGCCTTAAAGGCACAGAGatcccctgtctcagcctccaaagtactgggatgaAATTCATGTACCACTACTGTTTGACaacacttgagtttttatttttaaaaagctggaaatatacaatggaaaaaacaaagcatcttcaacaaatggtgctcatctATCTGGATTTTGGAACATAGAATAATgtaaacagatccatatttatcaccctgcacaaaacttaacttcaaatggatcaaagaccatACATGGAATACATGAGACCTGATCAAAGAGAAATTGGGAGATAGCATTGGCACAAgccacaacttcctgaacagaataccaatagtgCGTGCATTaacataaacaattaataaatgggacctcatgaaactgaaaagcttctgtaaggcaaaggacaccatcaataggataAAATGGAAGCCCACataatgggaaaagatattcaccaaccctacatctgacagcaAGTTAAtgtctataatatataaagaactcaagaaactatacACAattaaatcaaataatccaattaaaaattgatgTAAAGATTTAAACAGCATTCTCAACAAATGAAGTCAAATAGCTAATAAACACTCAAAGAAAGGGTTTACATCCTTAGGCATGatgaaatgcaaagcaaaataaatttgagattccattttacagtCAGAATGGcttatataaaaaactcaagtgatcgCTCATGCTGACAAGGATCTAGAGCAAGGGAAACATTCTttcactgctgatgggagtgtaaactCATACAGTCATGTTTGAAATAAATTTGTAGCTCCCCcccattggaaatcaatctgcatCAAGACCCATCAATACCTCTCCTAGCTATACTCTCCTACCACAAGGGCATTTGTTCACCTACTGTCATAGTAGCTTTATCAATAATAGCCAAAATcatgaaacaacctagatgtccttcaactgaagaatagataaatatGGCATATTTTCACCATACAATAtgattcagctgttaaaaaaatgcATCATGAAAGTTTCAGGCTAATAGATGGTACTAGAAAAAATTATTCTGAGATGGTAACCCAGACCAGAACACAaccatggcatatattcacttataagtgtatattagctgTAAATGAAGGGATagtcatgctacaatccacagacatagAGGAGATAAGTAACTCACAgggataaagtgtgtgtgtgtgtgtgtctgtgtgtgtgtgtgtgtgtctgtgtgtgtgtgtgtgtgtgtgtgtgtgtgtgtgtgtgtgtgaaatgaaagGACCTCCCTGGCAagggaaaattaaatatattccaTGGGTGGATTGAAGGTGGATGGGGATGAGAATAGGAGGGATCAGGTGGAAGGGGTATGGAGAAAGAGGTTACTTGGAGAGGTAACTGGAATTGGGGGTACTTTGGAGGTGAGGTAGAAATCCATTGCAAAATGGAAACTCACTGGATTGTATGAAGGTGACCCTAGTGAAGACTCTTAGTAATCGGGGATATGGAGCCATTTTCTGTAACcagcaaggcttccagtggaaggatttggacaccaacccagacaTTTGATTAACATTTTTCCTGCCTTCACTATGTACTGTGGTAAAAGAGGAATAGAGCTTgtgagagtggccaaccaatgattggTCTAACTTGAGAGCCATGCTACGAAAGGAAactcatgcctgacactgccaGGAGGGCCAGAAACCAGAGGCTGAATATATCAGAGATATagaatagaacaaaaataatgactgccaaaaagaaaaaaacaaaaataaaaataccctgCAAAGTCAATGAAAGGATTCATGATGATATGTTGCTGTACTTGTAAACCAGAGCATAATCAtcgtcagagaggcttcatccaacaacCTATAGGAGCATATGCAGAGATTCACTGCCACACATTAGAAAGAGCTCTGGGAATCCCATGTAAGatgggaggaaagattgtaggagctggaggcatcaaggacaccataagaaccCTTTCCGCAGAATCAACTAACAAGGGCTCAtaggcctcacagagactgaaccaacaaccaggATGCCTGTATAGGTttgatctaggtcctctgcatatatgttacagtgtgtagcttgatgttcttgtgggactctttTGATGGCTTTTAGGATCCTTTCCCTTCTGGTCGGTTGCCTCAtgcagccttgatatgaaggtaTGGCCCTAGTCTTATTGGACTTGTTAAGCCAGATTTAGTTGATATCCATTGACGGTCTtctattttctgaagagaaacagagcagtggttctgggggaggttggaggtgggggaaggactgggaagagaggcaggaggggaaatTGCATTTTGGATTTAATATATAAGggatctgtctatctatctatctatctatctatctatctatctatctatctatctgtcttacAAGCATAGTTTTAATCTTGAAGGAGCTCAATAGTCTAAAACATCCACccacaatattttatttctatgtgtagtTTTTTGCTTTATCTATTAAATAATAGATCTTCACATTCCAGAATGTTATAGTTGTACCAGTTAGGGGCTGGGCAGCCCGAAGTAACATATATTTCACTTAAACTAGCTGTAAGGTGTGAATATCTGTAGTAGCCTCTGTCtgctgcaaaagaagcttctttgatgaggggagAAAAATATTGACATCTTTGCGTACAAGAACGAATATTTGGAACAGAGTTGGCAGCTACATTGACTTAGAAAGAAAGGATTAATAAGTTCTATGGGCTCATAATTTCTTCAGCAACAATTTCTTGACTAAATCTATAGTATGAATCATAAGTCCCCTCCTACTGAGCCAGCCTAGGTCTACTTAGACACTGCCGGTGGCTCCCAAGACATCAGTGCCACTGTTATAACCTTGCAGATATTTTCTAGTTGGTCACTATTTTCAGGTTACATAGTGCCTTCTGATACTGTGAAATCATGTCTCTATAGGAAAGACTTCCATGTTATCACTATCTTGATTTCTCCAAGTACTGTTTCTGAAATATATGGTGTGTTCATCAATAAGGTTTTACTTTTATGTTCTAGGAGAGAACAATTACCTATATTATTTGAGATATCTCTTGGAATCCTTAACCCATAACTGAAAGGAGATTTCCTTGCCTAGTACTGAAGTTTCTGTTTTATAGTTTATCCTTGGGTAGCATTATTACCTGATGTGGGGTAGCTCCATTTAaactgcatgtgcatgtgcgcgcgcgcacacacacacacacacacacacacacacacacacacacacacacactcacatggacacacacttacatgcatgcatacaaaaattaatttatatgttaGCTTACAAAATAATATCATTATCTatgctttttcaaacatccttagacCTATCTATCTCCCTTCCTTTCATCTTGCTCCATATTACCATCCTCTCCCTCATCAGTTAAATCCCCTTTGTGATTTTCCCATTTATCTGTCTTACTCTCCCTTCTCCCTACAACTCCTCCAAACATGCCCCATAATATATTCTGAATTTGCTCTAGATCATATcttcaaatataaatattcagAGTTAGGTAAACAAATAAGAGAGAGCATTATATTGATCTTTCTGAATTTGGGTCATTTCCCATATTAATATTTTCCATTTCAATCCATTCACCTCAAAATTCatgatctcatttttatttaccaTTGAGTAAAATTACATTGTGCAtctgtatcacattttcattacccaCTCACTAGTTACGACCAGTTAGGCTGATGACATTTCCTAGTTTATCGTGGCTAAGAGAGCAAGGAAGTGGCCAAAGCACACATCTTCGTAGTGTGATATATCAAAAGCATTGATTTTCACCTTCAGCTTATTGGAGATTAAATGATAATTTAAATAACATGCCACATTGCCTTTTTTTTCAATCCAccattaatttaatttctttagtcGTCTGTGCATCCCTTTATTACTTATGCTACCACATATCAGTTACATAGTTCTATAAGCAAATcggttaagtttttttttctgtcttgtcacAATAAGACACTAGCTGTGTAGGCATCACCCTCCTTGGCTGCATATTCTAGACCATTACATTTGGTTATTTTTGAAGCTGGAGAGAAGACAACTTATGGAGCATATGTTCTAAAAATAGaacaatatcatcatcatcaacaataaTAACACAACAACGATGAAATTGTTCCAGGGATCAATTAATATGTCAATACCTATCACTCCCGGGTAAATGTGGGCTGGAGCATGTTATATTGACAAAACTCTGAGGACTCTCACTGATAACAAATATTCAAATTTCAGTGTGATAGTTCAATAAGAAATCTCTcagttttttttctgaaaaaaacaatTCGTAAGATGGGACAGTATTGGAAACATAGGTatgttttgaagaaaaacattagCTTGCTAAGGATATATTTAGACGTTTGAAAAAAATGactaaaggaaaaaggaaagtaaaaaagtAACCTGAAATGTTAAATACTGCAGAAATGTGAAATAATTTAATTGATTACTGGTAAGagttagaatgaaaaaaaaaatatgcttaaaaAAGAGTTTAACtgtgtaacccagacccagaaagacaaaatgttacatttttcttatgtgtgggtattaattaatatttaaatatttatgtttcagtCAGAATAGTTACAGAGGTTAGATAGTTTTTAAGGGaccagggaaaaggaagggatcTTCCAAGGGAGAAAAATCAATTACAGTGCCATAGAGTGatacagagaaaattaaaatgagcatttaatgtggaagaagaggggaggtaGGGTTAATGAGGGAATGTAAGCAGTGAAATCAAACACTAAAGAACCGTTGAAAAGCCATATGAAATCTACTACTGTAGATACTTCCTGTAATATTGCTATACATAAATGGATTTACATGATACTagcatataatgggggaggaaaACGTCCCTACTCACTATCATGTGCTATCAAATAATACCCCCAATAAGAGGACCCATATAACCTCTGAAACACTACAGGCTATTTTGACTGGTCTTGGTTACCCCTCATAACCTGAAAATAAGATCTTATTGCAGAAGCTATCTCACATTTATGTCATTAAAAATGGAGAATTCAAGCTGGTACTCAATGAGAAACTTTACCCCTACTGATTAGCATTCATAATACTGGAAAGTACTATACATGTCaccagaggaagaaataaaaaataatcaccaATCACACCCATCTATGAACTCCGAGAGCTACAAAAACAGCCTGTCTGCAAGATATACCTTCTATATAATAATGGCCCAGAATTATGGGAACAACCACCCACTTTTTGATTGGGCTTAAGGCCCACTGAATGAGATGGATAGAGCCCATATATGACACTGATAAGGAGACCAAGAACATTAGActaggagatggagagatggcttagtagataagagcactagctgctcttccaaagatcatgagttcaattctcagaaaccttaaggtggctcacaataatctataatgaaatctagtgccctcttctggtatgtaagCACACAAGCAGgaagaatattgtatatataataagtaaataaataaataaaacttaaaaaaaaagaacattagaCTAAATAGGTCAATGACTCTAGGGGAAAacttactactattattctgcttaATGAAAATGGCAGCAATACAATGAATGACTGCTAATGAAATTCATCTATACCCATGGAGTAGTTTGTTGCCCAGCCATCATCATAACAACATGTTTTTGCTGTAGACTTACTGATAATGAACAGAGACACACAACTAGGAAATGTGGAGAAAGTGAGAGACTTCAGAGAACTCAGTCGTAAATTGTATGTCTTTGTCCCTTTCCTTGAAGGCACAGAGATCTATGCAGAAGAGATGAAAGGAGTGTAATAGTCTGATCTATGCTCTATATCTACcagttctttttaaaacacaccTAACAGCCATAGACAGCACCCCATTTCCTTGTCCCCACTTTTTAGCTCACAAGTAGGCCTGCTTTCCATTGAGGCAACACCAGCATCAGGGACAACAGGCCATTCCCATTTTAGAGACTCCATAGTCAACCTTGACATGCCAAACCCCAAAGGTGACACaggccacaaaacaaacaaacaaaaacaaaaacaaaccagcagaGACAACTTAGTGGACCTGGAGACTTACTGTTCAACATAACCACAGGCCACTCAGGTCAGAAGACAAGAGAGGAAACATAAACTAAGGGAAAAGTCatccaaaaaaaacccaaaaaacaaaaaacaaaaaacaaaaaaaaaccccacaaaaaacaccCATCCAACAATAATAAACTCAGTAATAAACACCTAAATCTGTACATATCCATAAATACAAATGAGTAGAGGTCAGTGTTAGAGCACAATCATCAACATCCAGATCAGTAAGAT is a window of Acomys russatus chromosome 5, mAcoRus1.1, whole genome shotgun sequence DNA encoding:
- the LOC127189831 gene encoding olfactory receptor 5B3-like — encoded protein: MENRTEMIHFLLLGLTSDPGLKLPLFFTFLIIYIITLVGNLGMILLIFLDSRLHTPMYIFLGNLSLVDFCYSSAVTPTVMAGLLIGNKAMTYNDCATQMFCFTAFASVENYLLASMAYDRYAAVCKPLHYATTMTTGVCAWLVIGCYVLGFLNASIYTGDAFSLSFCESNVVHHFFCDIPAVMVLSCSDRHINELLLVYVVSFNIFFAIIIIWISYIFIFITILRMHTAAGHRKAVSTCASHFTAVSIFYGTVIFMYLQPSSNHSMDTDKIASVFYTMVIPMLNPVVYSLRNKEVKSALLKLKSAFTF